The genomic interval AACCTTCTTTTTTACTTTTTTCATCTTAACATACCTGAAAAATATTAGTGCATGATGCCCATATAATGTGAAATTTTTTGTAACTTTTATCCTATTTTCAGGCAGAAGGTTCTGTGCTAGGTTTAAATCTCAATTAATTCGTTATTTTTCGTGAATAACACATCTCGTATCTTGACTGCTAAGAACAACAAAGAATCTGCTCCACACCCAGATATTAGCTACTCACAGGGGATTTTTACCAAATCTCGCTATGCGTACTGGCGTTTGCGCATTATGTATTCCATTATTTTAGGGTACGGACTGTATAATCTAGGCCGCATCAATTTAGCTATGGCTGTGCCCGCAATGAAGGCAGAGTTTGGTTTTGATGACCAACAAATCGGCATGATTATGTCAGCAACCACTGCCGCCTACGCGAGTGGTCGTTTGTGTAATGGTCTTTTCAGTGATAAGGCAAATGCCCGATATTTTCATGTGTTTGGTTTGCTTGGTGTTGCTTTTTGTAATTTACTATTTGGCGTTAGTACTTCGATTAATCAATTTGCTATTTTTTGGGCCCTGAATGGGTGGTTTCAAACCATGGGTGCCCCTTCATGCTCTCGTATGCTTACACATTGGCACGCCTCTCATGAGATTGGTACGCGCTGGGCTATTTGGAGTTCTAATGCGCCACTCGCCGGAGGAATTATTTTTCTCGTCAGTGGATATACGATTCCGTTATGGGGATGGCAATCTGCCTTTTTGATACCTGCTGCTGCTGCACTTTTGATGGTGCCTTTTCTATTAAATCGTCTGCGTGATAACCCTGGTGAAGTTGGACTTCCGCCCATTGAACAGTATAAGCCGACCCCGGATTCACATGTCTCCAACAGAAAAATTATTAATGAGCCTATGCATTTGTCGGTGCGACAAATTGTGGTTAAACAACTGTTGCCCAATCAACGCCTCTGGTTTATCTGTATGGCCAGTTTTTGTCTCTATTTGGTGCGTATTGGGTTTTTGAACTGGTGTCCTGAAATTCTTATCCATGTGCGTGGCCTAAGCCTTCAGTCCATAGGGAAAATGGGTCTCAT from Alphaproteobacteria bacterium carries:
- a CDS encoding MFS transporter, coding for MNNTSRILTAKNNKESAPHPDISYSQGIFTKSRYAYWRLRIMYSIILGYGLYNLGRINLAMAVPAMKAEFGFDDQQIGMIMSATTAAYASGRLCNGLFSDKANARYFHVFGLLGVAFCNLLFGVSTSINQFAIFWALNGWFQTMGAPSCSRMLTHWHASHEIGTRWAIWSSNAPLAGGIIFLVSGYTIPLWGWQSAFLIPAAAALLMVPFLLNRLRDNPGEVGLPPIEQYKPTPDSHVSNRKIINEPMHLSVRQIVVKQLLPNQRLWFICMASFCLYLVRIGFLNWCPEILIHVRGLSLQSIGKMGLIYEVGCLIGGLGAGFVSDHVFKGQRGPVGVLYMLALAGIICYFGFSPYHTRSLDGVMLILFGFFSFGPNVLVGAAAADFASKKAVGIATGVVSSFGNIGGTISGVGIGYITKYYGWESGLAVFAVTAVCGAVCFGLTLTRRTK